In Nostoc piscinale CENA21, the genomic stretch CAAAAAGTTAGCATAACGACTTGGAACCAAGGTTTTTATGACATTAGCAATTGTGGCTGAATTTGCTCCTCTGGAAGCGAATGAGGATGGGGTGGTTCTTGTGGGAAAAACCCGTGTAACTTTAGACACTGTAGTTGCTGTCTTTAATCAGGGTGCAACAGCAGAGGAAATTGCTTATCGGTATCCGTCACTGAATCTAGCCGACATTTACGCCACAATCGCTTTCTATCTCAAGCATCAAGCAGAAGTAGAAGCTTACTTGCAACAACGACAGCAGCAAGCACAAGAGGTTCGCGCCATGAACCAAGCAAGATTTGACCCAAAAGGTCTGCGCGATCGCCTGCTTGCTTGTAGAACAGAACCAGAAGCATGTTAAAGCTGCTGATTGATGAGAACTTCGATAACACAATCATTCGAGGATTATTTCGTCGTAATCCGACACTCGATATAGTTCGTGTGCAAGATGTCGGATTGTCAGGCAAAGATGATCCAACTATCTTGGAGTGGGCAGCCCAAGAAGAGCGTATTCTGCTTACTCATGATGTCGCTACGATTACTCGTTATGCCTATGATCGCGTGAGGCAAGGTCAGTCTATGCCAGGGGTTATCGAAATTAGCACAGATGCTCCAATCGGGCAAGTGATTGAAGATGTTCTCGTACTTGTAGAGTGTAGTCAGGCGGGAGAGTTGGAAGGTCAAATTCAGTATCTCCCGTGGTGAAGCGGACAGTATACAGTATAAAGTATTAACGCTTTCTTTGTTTCGGCTATATCTGCCGCCGCTCACTTTAGATGTTAGTCAATGGAATTGCACAGGATTGGATCAGGGAGCGATCGCAAATTTTAAAATCTAACTAACCTGCGCGGTAGCTCTAAATACAAAGGTACTCTGCCTTTCCGGGAAAGCTATAATTTTCTCAAGGGTAGAGAAGTTCAAAGGGTTATGTCCAATCTGGAGCAAATCGAAGCGGCAATCCTTTCGTTGCCATCAAGTGAGTTTGAGAAATTAAGGCTGTGGTTTCT encodes the following:
- a CDS encoding DUF433 domain-containing protein — encoded protein: MTLAIVAEFAPLEANEDGVVLVGKTRVTLDTVVAVFNQGATAEEIAYRYPSLNLADIYATIAFYLKHQAEVEAYLQQRQQQAQEVRAMNQARFDPKGLRDRLLACRTEPEAC
- a CDS encoding DUF5615 family PIN-like protein gives rise to the protein MLKLLIDENFDNTIIRGLFRRNPTLDIVRVQDVGLSGKDDPTILEWAAQEERILLTHDVATITRYAYDRVRQGQSMPGVIEISTDAPIGQVIEDVLVLVECSQAGELEGQIQYLPW